Proteins from a single region of Caloramator sp. E03:
- a CDS encoding dipeptide epimerase, with translation MIIKDIKVREVSIPLKKPFTTALRTLNILTTIIIEIITDTGDIGYGEASPTAVITGDTLGSIREAVENNIFPAIKGMDIDDIENIMIKINKCMIKNTSPKAAVDMAVYDLFCKKYNMPLYRYFGGSKNEIETDITVSVKDADSMAEDAVEYVKEGYRILKIKVGLDSELDIKRIKAIRDAVGFDVKIRLDANQGWKPKEAIRTIRKMEDMGLDIELVEQPVVYYDIEGLKFVTDNVDIPIMADESLFTPFDAIKLLSMHACDILNIKLMKSAGLYNAQKIVSIAEAMGVECMIGSMMESKVGITAASCIAGGKNAITRVDLDASTLLAKDIVVGGVKIENSKIIMPKGFGLGIESIEYM, from the coding sequence ATGATAATAAAAGACATAAAAGTAAGAGAAGTTAGTATTCCACTAAAAAAACCCTTTACAACTGCTTTAAGGACTTTGAATATTCTTACAACAATAATAATAGAGATAATAACAGATACAGGAGATATAGGATATGGGGAAGCATCACCTACAGCAGTTATAACTGGGGATACATTAGGCTCAATAAGAGAGGCAGTTGAAAACAATATATTTCCAGCAATTAAAGGCATGGATATTGATGATATAGAAAATATAATGATTAAAATAAATAAGTGTATGATAAAAAACACAAGCCCCAAGGCAGCAGTTGATATGGCCGTGTATGATCTTTTTTGTAAAAAATATAATATGCCTCTTTATAGGTATTTTGGAGGTTCTAAAAATGAAATTGAAACTGATATCACAGTTAGCGTAAAAGATGCAGATAGTATGGCCGAGGATGCAGTAGAATATGTAAAGGAAGGATACAGAATTCTTAAAATTAAAGTAGGGTTAGATAGTGAGCTTGATATAAAAAGAATTAAAGCAATAAGAGATGCAGTTGGATTTGATGTTAAAATAAGGCTTGATGCAAACCAGGGATGGAAGCCTAAGGAAGCAATTAGAACAATTAGGAAGATGGAGGATATGGGGCTTGACATTGAGCTTGTAGAACAGCCAGTTGTATATTATGATATTGAAGGCCTTAAGTTTGTAACGGATAATGTAGACATACCTATAATGGCAGATGAGTCACTTTTTACGCCTTTTGATGCAATAAAGCTTTTGAGTATGCATGCTTGTGATATATTAAATATAAAACTTATGAAAAGTGCCGGATTATATAACGCTCAAAAGATTGTAAGCATCGCTGAGGCAATGGGGGTTGAATGCATGATAGGAAGTATGATGGAAAGTAAAGTTGGAATTACTGCCGCATCCTGTATTGCAGGAGGAAAGAATGCCATAACAAGGGTAGATCTTGATGCATCAACACTTTTAGCTAAAGATATTGTAGTTGGAGGAGTTAAAATTGAAAACAGTAAAATTATAATGCCTAAAGGTTTTGGGCTTGGAATTGAAAGTATTGAGTATATGTAA
- a CDS encoding 6-phosphofructokinase, whose translation MKLEGKVLVAQGGGPTAVINQSLVGAVLESRKFPQVTKVYGAIHGVAGIVNEDFIDLTQETTHNLEQVALTPSSALFSTRDKPDEKYCREIFDVLKAHDIRYFFYIGGNDSVDTVRIVKENARKSDYEFRAIHIPKTIDNDLVINDHTPGYGSAAKFVAHAFTGINLDVRALPGVYIGVVMGRNAGFLTAASSIAQKYPDDGPHLIYLPERPFIMEKYLEDVKKVYEKFGRCVIAVSEGIADEEGNPIVTKLLKDVEKDEFGNVQLSGTGALGDLLASYIKKHLGIKRVRTDTFGYLQRSFFGCVSDVDQHEAREVGEKAAQFAIWHNLDGSITIHRTGEYSVDYQLTKLEDVAGKTKQMPDEFINSEDNNVTEAFRHYVLPLLGSGIPSAHRLRAPKVPKILRKE comes from the coding sequence GTGAAACTGGAAGGGAAAGTTTTAGTAGCTCAAGGAGGAGGACCTACTGCTGTTATAAATCAGTCCCTTGTTGGGGCAGTCCTTGAGTCGAGAAAATTTCCACAGGTTACAAAGGTTTATGGGGCAATTCATGGGGTAGCTGGTATTGTTAATGAAGATTTTATTGATTTAACTCAAGAGACAACTCATAATCTTGAACAGGTTGCATTAACTCCATCTTCTGCATTGTTTTCAACAAGAGATAAGCCAGATGAGAAATATTGCAGAGAAATATTTGATGTTTTAAAGGCACACGATATAAGATATTTTTTCTATATTGGTGGAAATGATTCAGTTGATACGGTTAGAATCGTTAAAGAGAATGCAAGAAAGTCAGATTATGAGTTCAGGGCTATACACATACCAAAAACAATTGATAATGATTTGGTAATTAATGACCATACTCCTGGCTATGGTTCAGCTGCTAAGTTTGTAGCCCATGCATTTACTGGTATTAACCTTGATGTTAGAGCCCTCCCGGGAGTTTATATTGGAGTTGTTATGGGAAGAAATGCAGGTTTTCTAACAGCCGCATCATCTATTGCTCAAAAGTATCCTGATGATGGTCCACATCTTATATACCTTCCAGAAAGACCTTTTATAATGGAGAAATATCTTGAGGATGTAAAAAAAGTGTACGAAAAATTTGGAAGATGCGTAATTGCAGTTTCTGAAGGAATTGCAGATGAAGAAGGCAATCCTATAGTAACTAAACTTTTGAAGGATGTTGAAAAGGATGAGTTTGGGAATGTGCAGCTTTCAGGTACAGGAGCCTTAGGAGATTTACTAGCAAGTTATATTAAGAAGCACCTTGGAATAAAAAGAGTTAGAACAGATACTTTTGGATATTTACAAAGATCATTCTTTGGCTGCGTATCAGATGTAGATCAGCATGAGGCAAGAGAGGTTGGAGAGAAGGCAGCACAATTTGCGATATGGCATAATCTTGACGGTTCTATAACAATACACAGAACAGGAGAATATTCTGTTGATTATCAGTTAACAAAACTTGAAGATGTTGCAGGTAAAACGAAACAAATGCCTGATGAATTTATAAATAGTGAAGATAATAACGTAACAGAGGCCTTTAGGCATTACGTTCTTCCTCTTTTAGGTTCTGGCATACCTTCAGCTCATAGATTAAGAGCACCTAAAGTTCCAAAGATTTTAAGGAAGGAATAA
- a CDS encoding sigma 54-interacting transcriptional regulator: MKNKEKVYNALKELSKDINIKQKKGLTAEEIGEKLNIKRNAVSHLLNELYKEGKIIKINTRPVYFIDKEFYEKQLIESEGIKNNNESSIRYSNEDPFIKLIGYSGSLKTQVKLCKSAASYPPNGLPALLIGNTGVGKSFMAQLIYEYAKSINAIDNNAPYVIFNCAEYANNPELLAANIFGYVKGAFTGADRDKMGLLEEADGGYLFLDEVHRLPPEGQEKLFLFLDKGVFRRFGETSKWRTSRVRFIFATTEDPEKSLIKTFLRRIPLVINIPSLNERPLYERLQMVYAFYKEESKNLGMDILISNQVLNVLLKTKVSGNIGKMINVIKYSCAQAYCQLLDSKSKLLRIHLSDLPQEIKYDVGELLKSSSFNFNGMLISQNKVNEQFELVVEDDKIINEITEELINLFESYSNGDINIDVLKKNSFILLNKFSDIVVFKNNDKFTDSIVYNGIKNVIENVLNIIENNYGIKYYGNTAIIFTHFTNKLLEGININYKYSCSDIENTIEILKNLFFKEFIIASKIIELIEKNLDTKLDRIALMYFTLYIKSMNKSDNFKTINSIIIAHGYSTASSIASVANRLLGQFIFEAFDMPIDMSSQEIILKIESYLKNIDTSNGIIILVDMGSLEAIYKTLPDLVDGDVAIINNITTQLALDVGNRIINGQPLEQIVVESVKKNNSSFKFIKSNKKKKNCIITTCITGIGTAVNIKNLLQQCLANDNIEIMAYDYDKLRGNGLRDEVFKNYNVKLIIGTADPGIEKIPYISLEELIAGRGDSVLNKVLKDLTDNKTIEQVNQEIIKLFSLQNVIGYLTIINPDKIIEQVEKAISNLEYCLNFKFSNDLKIGLYIHISCLIERLIMKDPIMSYNNLKEFEECHGKFISYAKSSLSAIEDIYKVQIPTSEIGFIYDIIYSKVKDLEV, from the coding sequence TTGAAAAATAAAGAAAAAGTATATAATGCCTTAAAAGAACTATCAAAAGATATAAATATTAAACAAAAAAAGGGTCTAACTGCAGAAGAGATTGGTGAAAAGTTAAATATTAAAAGAAATGCAGTAAGTCATCTCTTAAATGAACTCTATAAAGAAGGTAAAATAATTAAAATAAATACAAGACCTGTTTATTTTATAGATAAAGAATTTTATGAAAAACAATTAATAGAATCAGAAGGAATCAAAAACAACAATGAATCTTCAATTAGATATTCAAATGAAGATCCTTTTATAAAACTCATAGGCTACAGCGGAAGCCTTAAGACTCAGGTGAAACTTTGTAAATCGGCTGCCTCATATCCTCCAAACGGATTGCCAGCCTTATTAATTGGTAATACAGGTGTTGGAAAGAGCTTTATGGCTCAGCTTATTTATGAATATGCAAAATCTATTAATGCAATTGATAATAATGCTCCTTATGTGATTTTCAACTGTGCTGAATACGCAAATAACCCAGAGCTTTTAGCGGCAAATATTTTTGGATATGTAAAAGGAGCATTTACTGGTGCGGATAGGGACAAGATGGGGCTGCTCGAGGAAGCAGACGGAGGATATTTATTCTTAGATGAAGTTCACAGGTTGCCTCCGGAAGGACAGGAGAAGCTTTTTTTGTTTTTAGATAAAGGAGTATTTAGAAGATTTGGAGAAACGAGCAAATGGAGAACATCAAGGGTAAGATTTATATTTGCTACAACTGAAGATCCAGAAAAAAGCCTTATAAAAACATTCTTAAGAAGAATCCCATTAGTTATAAATATTCCATCGCTAAATGAAAGACCATTATATGAAAGACTGCAGATGGTTTATGCTTTCTACAAAGAAGAATCAAAAAATTTAGGAATGGATATTTTAATAAGCAATCAAGTTTTGAATGTACTCTTAAAGACAAAGGTATCCGGAAATATCGGAAAGATGATAAATGTTATTAAATACAGCTGTGCTCAGGCGTATTGTCAGCTATTAGATAGTAAGTCTAAATTATTAAGGATCCATTTAAGCGATTTGCCTCAGGAAATAAAGTATGATGTAGGTGAACTTTTAAAGAGCAGCAGTTTTAATTTCAATGGAATGCTTATTTCACAAAATAAAGTAAATGAGCAATTTGAATTGGTAGTAGAAGACGACAAAATAATAAATGAAATAACTGAAGAACTTATAAACTTATTTGAAAGTTATTCTAATGGAGATATAAATATTGACGTTTTAAAAAAGAATTCATTTATATTATTAAATAAGTTTTCAGATATAGTAGTATTTAAAAATAATGATAAGTTTACAGATTCTATAGTTTATAATGGAATAAAAAATGTAATAGAGAACGTTTTAAATATTATAGAGAATAACTATGGAATAAAATACTATGGCAATACAGCGATTATTTTTACACATTTTACAAATAAACTGCTTGAAGGAATTAATATAAATTATAAGTATAGCTGCTCTGATATTGAAAATACCATAGAAATTTTAAAAAATCTGTTTTTTAAAGAGTTTATTATTGCAAGTAAAATTATAGAGCTTATTGAGAAAAATCTTGACACTAAATTAGATAGAATAGCTTTAATGTATTTTACGTTATATATCAAAAGCATGAACAAGAGTGATAATTTTAAAACAATAAATTCAATTATTATTGCACATGGCTATTCAACTGCAAGCAGTATAGCAAGCGTTGCAAATAGACTGCTTGGACAATTCATTTTTGAAGCTTTTGATATGCCTATTGATATGTCATCACAAGAAATTATACTAAAAATAGAAAGTTATCTAAAAAATATAGATACATCAAATGGAATTATTATCTTAGTTGATATGGGTTCCCTTGAAGCTATATATAAAACTTTACCTGATTTAGTTGATGGAGATGTAGCCATTATAAATAATATAACAACACAACTGGCTTTAGATGTAGGAAATAGAATTATCAATGGACAACCATTAGAACAAATAGTTGTAGAGTCTGTTAAAAAAAATAACAGCAGTTTTAAATTTATAAAGTCAAATAAAAAGAAAAAGAACTGCATTATAACTACATGTATTACAGGTATAGGAACGGCAGTAAACATTAAAAATCTTTTGCAGCAATGTTTAGCAAATGATAATATTGAAATTATGGCTTATGATTATGATAAACTTAGAGGAAATGGACTGCGAGATGAAGTTTTTAAAAATTATAATGTTAAGCTTATTATTGGAACAGCCGACCCTGGAATAGAGAAAATTCCTTATATATCTTTAGAAGAGTTGATTGCAGGGCGAGGAGATTCAGTTTTAAATAAAGTTTTAAAGGATTTAACAGATAATAAAACTATAGAGCAGGTCAATCAGGAAATAATAAAACTTTTTTCACTGCAAAATGTTATTGGATATTTAACTATAATCAATCCAGATAAGATAATTGAACAGGTTGAGAAGGCAATTTCTAATTTGGAATATTGTCTTAACTTTAAATTTTCAAATGACTTAAAGATAGGGCTTTATATACACATCAGCTGTCTTATAGAGAGATTGATAATGAAGGATCCCATAATGTCTTATAATAATTTAAAAGAATTTGAGGAATGTCATGGAAAGTTTATAAGTTATGCAAAATCTTCATTAAGCGCGATTGAAGATATTTATAAAGTACAAATACCTACATCAGAAATAGGATTTATATATGACATTATATATTCAAAAGTTAAAGACTTAGAAGTTTGA
- a CDS encoding PTS sugar transporter subunit IIA: MVGIIIVSHGNYAEALYESIKMLYGEQEKIETINFKTGESIEDLKEKINLAKERLKTEYTLILVDILGGSPYNVSSLEIDEKLNVITGFNMPMLLDIISRRNEPLSIISKAAKRAGKNGIVDVKEKLSEKINK, encoded by the coding sequence ATGGTAGGAATAATTATAGTATCTCACGGCAATTATGCTGAGGCATTATATGAATCCATAAAAATGTTATATGGCGAGCAGGAGAAAATAGAAACGATAAATTTTAAAACAGGAGAAAGCATAGAAGATTTAAAAGAGAAAATAAATTTAGCAAAAGAAAGACTTAAAACAGAATACACTTTAATTCTTGTGGATATATTAGGCGGAAGCCCGTATAATGTAAGCTCATTAGAGATAGATGAAAAATTGAATGTTATTACTGGATTTAATATGCCGATGCTTCTTGATATTATTTCAAGACGAAATGAACCTTTGAGTATAATATCTAAAGCTGCAAAACGTGCAGGTAAAAATGGAATTGTTGATGTTAAAGAAAAATTATCAGAGAAAATAAATAAATAG
- a CDS encoding PTS system mannose/fructose/N-acetylgalactosamine-transporter subunit IIB — protein sequence MLKVVRLDERLVHGQIVNNWCSSEGITEIMVVDKNVVRDEIRKTFIEMAVPEGINILFCDVDEAVEIYEEESEYEDLMILFSNPFEILEFLEKGGHFEKVNIGGLPYKDGKRRISTAVYVSESEIEAFKKIAEKNIVLDVRMLPTDKSVNVLTLLQLKEE from the coding sequence ATGCTAAAAGTAGTAAGACTTGATGAAAGATTAGTACATGGACAAATAGTAAACAACTGGTGCTCAAGCGAAGGTATAACAGAAATAATGGTAGTAGATAAAAATGTGGTAAGAGATGAAATACGAAAAACGTTTATAGAAATGGCAGTGCCTGAAGGAATAAATATATTATTTTGTGATGTTGATGAAGCTGTTGAAATATATGAAGAAGAAAGCGAATATGAAGATTTAATGATTCTTTTCAGCAATCCCTTTGAAATATTAGAGTTTTTAGAGAAAGGAGGTCATTTTGAAAAAGTAAATATAGGAGGACTGCCATATAAAGATGGTAAGAGGCGCATCAGCACAGCTGTTTATGTAAGTGAAAGCGAAATAGAGGCTTTTAAAAAAATAGCTGAAAAAAATATTGTTTTAGATGTTAGAATGCTCCCGACAGATAAAAGTGTAAATGTTTTAACTCTATTGCAGTTAAAGGAGGAATGA